The uncultured Ilyobacter sp. genome has a segment encoding these proteins:
- a CDS encoding diguanylate cyclase, whose amino-acid sequence MGISIKIALISHCISNIIVTLVIFFLWRQNKNRFNGISSWMLSFLLQAIGMPLIFMRGVIPDFLSIVVSNTLIVTGSVILYLGFGDFINEKILKRPYFIAIGVFFISYTYFGIISPNLYMRLMLIYCSVAIINFQCVRILLKNSDPNMGNNYKVTGGIIFLSGLFYFGSLVDNFYHHYDLDFFSKGLRFVTLIIVSQLIKIIVTFSMMIMVNRRLFLILENESVAKENLVKELEYQARVDILTNIWNRRTLEKRLEEELMRAKKYRGKMSLILLDIDYFKKINDTFGHPVGDSVLKKVAEILRNNLRKTDFIGRWGGEEFIVVCAETDEKTVWKVAEKLRKSVESYDFKLDLPLTISLGTATLDNIESLDEILKRADINMYKAKEKGRNKTHPDVYHKVDREDTIDNLEIFGSTV is encoded by the coding sequence ATGGGGATAAGTATAAAAATTGCCCTGATAAGCCACTGTATAAGCAATATAATAGTTACACTGGTTATTTTTTTCCTGTGGAGACAAAACAAGAATAGGTTCAATGGGATTTCCAGTTGGATGCTATCTTTTTTACTGCAGGCTATCGGCATGCCTCTTATTTTTATGAGAGGGGTTATACCGGATTTTTTATCCATAGTAGTAAGTAACACTCTGATTGTTACAGGATCGGTTATACTTTATTTGGGATTTGGAGATTTTATAAATGAGAAAATACTAAAACGGCCTTATTTTATAGCAATTGGAGTTTTTTTTATTTCTTACACATACTTTGGAATAATATCTCCCAATCTCTATATGAGATTGATGCTGATTTATTGCTCTGTGGCAATCATAAATTTCCAGTGTGTAAGAATTCTCTTGAAAAACTCGGATCCAAATATGGGTAATAATTACAAGGTGACAGGTGGGATAATTTTTCTCTCTGGATTGTTTTATTTTGGGAGCCTGGTTGATAACTTCTACCATCATTATGATCTTGATTTTTTTTCTAAGGGTCTGCGCTTTGTCACACTTATTATCGTAAGTCAGTTGATAAAAATTATAGTGACATTTTCTATGATGATAATGGTAAACAGAAGGCTTTTTTTAATTTTAGAAAATGAATCTGTTGCCAAAGAAAACTTGGTGAAAGAACTGGAATATCAGGCAAGAGTGGATATCCTCACCAATATATGGAACAGAAGGACATTAGAAAAAAGGCTAGAAGAGGAATTAATGAGAGCTAAGAAGTATAGGGGTAAAATGTCACTCATTTTACTGGATATCGATTATTTTAAAAAAATAAATGATACCTTTGGACATCCTGTCGGAGACTCTGTCCTAAAAAAGGTAGCCGAGATATTAAGAAACAATCTCAGAAAAACTGATTTTATAGGTCGATGGGGTGGAGAGGAGTTTATAGTTGTCTGTGCAGAAACAGATGAAAAAACAGTGTGGAAAGTAGCAGAAAAACTTAGAAAATCTGTGGAAAGTTATGATTTTAAATTAGATCTCCCTTTAACCATCAGTCTAGGTACTGCTACCCTTGACAATATTGAAAGTCTAGATGAGATTTTAAAACGAGCAGATATAAATATGTACAAGGCTAAGGAAAAGGGCAGGAATAAAACCCATCCTGATGTCTACCATAAAGTAGATAGAGAGGATACAATAGATAACCTTGAAATTTTTGGTTCCACAGTTTAG
- a CDS encoding cold-shock protein translates to MEVLQMANGTVKWFNAEKGFGFITSEDGTDVFAHFSEIQKDGFKSLEEGEQVTFEITKGQKGPQASNIKTV, encoded by the coding sequence ATGGAGGTATTACAAATGGCAAACGGAACAGTAAAATGGTTTAATGCAGAAAAAGGATTCGGATTTATCACTTCTGAGGATGGAACAGATGTATTCGCACACTTCTCTGAAATTCAAAAAGATGGATTCAAATCTTTAGAAGAGGGAGAGCAAGTAACTTTTGAGATCACTAAAGGTCAAAAAGGTCCTCAAGCTTCTAACATCAAAACTGTATAA
- a CDS encoding ATP-binding cassette domain-containing protein, which produces MNIIEFQNVSKSFFTQKLYKKVNLEINSGDKIALTGHNGTGKSTFIKLITGEQDPDYGQVIINEEISFSCFDQFGRVDQNMKVEDLLNIPFEDVIATQNELELISTQFSDNSQENEAVMEKYADISDKFESLGGYSYLHIQSEFIDVFGIGDKLGKKFRELSGGEKQYIRLAMTLFSNSDLIILDEPLSYFDKKKTAWLSNYISESPKAFVVVSHNVDFIRGIANKILDIDNKTITAYECDYRNFLKEKKLKLSEERKQNQKTDLIIEETELSVHRKVKLLEKVDNKHAHAVILRRMRRELKKLEKQKIEFSPEYKYEYAAAPEDFFTKNRDIGENMVTLSGVSKEFPDKFLYKDADLEVFKDSKICIVGENGSGKSTLLRILAGKETPTRGLVEINEKAKISFIEQETVLENEQLLIKDYLKDKTGLSDDFIEAAIDSLYNHDPEFRDKKLYMLSGGEKKRLEIFAHILSETDVLIIDEPSTYMDDYSRNTIANMLLEYPGAVIMVTHDKALLRKIDFKLYDIRDNRFRIKEQGNIAV; this is translated from the coding sequence ATGAATATTATCGAATTTCAAAATGTTTCAAAATCATTTTTTACTCAAAAATTATACAAAAAAGTTAATTTAGAAATAAACTCTGGGGACAAAATAGCCCTTACAGGACATAATGGTACTGGTAAATCTACTTTTATCAAACTAATTACAGGTGAACAGGACCCTGACTATGGTCAGGTTATAATAAATGAAGAAATTAGTTTTTCATGCTTTGATCAGTTCGGCAGAGTAGATCAAAATATGAAAGTAGAAGATCTGTTGAATATTCCTTTTGAAGATGTGATTGCCACACAAAATGAATTGGAGCTTATATCTACTCAGTTTTCTGATAATTCTCAAGAGAATGAGGCTGTTATGGAAAAATACGCAGATATTTCAGATAAATTTGAAAGCCTAGGTGGATACTCTTACCTGCATATACAATCGGAATTTATAGATGTATTTGGAATAGGAGATAAACTGGGGAAAAAATTCAGAGAATTAAGTGGTGGAGAGAAGCAGTATATAAGACTTGCGATGACACTCTTTAGTAACTCAGACCTGATAATTTTAGATGAACCGTTATCATATTTTGACAAGAAAAAAACAGCTTGGCTTTCAAACTATATTTCAGAGAGTCCCAAAGCCTTTGTCGTTGTTTCACATAATGTGGACTTTATAAGAGGGATTGCCAACAAGATACTTGATATAGACAATAAAACTATCACAGCCTATGAGTGTGACTACCGAAATTTCCTGAAAGAGAAAAAATTAAAACTTTCAGAAGAGAGAAAGCAAAATCAGAAAACAGATCTGATCATAGAGGAGACTGAATTAAGTGTCCACAGAAAAGTTAAACTCCTGGAAAAAGTAGATAATAAACATGCTCATGCTGTAATATTACGTAGAATGAGAAGAGAACTTAAAAAATTGGAAAAACAGAAAATCGAATTTTCTCCAGAGTATAAGTATGAATATGCTGCAGCTCCAGAGGATTTCTTTACTAAAAACAGGGATATTGGTGAAAATATGGTTACTTTATCTGGAGTCTCAAAAGAATTCCCAGATAAATTTCTCTATAAGGATGCCGACCTCGAGGTCTTTAAAGACAGTAAAATCTGCATTGTCGGAGAAAACGGTTCTGGAAAATCTACTCTCCTTAGAATACTTGCTGGAAAGGAAACACCTACAAGAGGACTGGTAGAGATAAATGAAAAGGCTAAAATATCATTTATAGAACAGGAAACTGTTTTAGAAAATGAGCAGTTGCTTATAAAAGATTATCTGAAGGACAAGACAGGTTTGTCAGATGATTTTATAGAGGCTGCTATTGACTCACTGTATAACCACGATCCGGAATTCAGAGACAAAAAATTATACATGCTGTCTGGCGGTGAGAAGAAGAGACTCGAGATCTTTGCTCATATCTTATCAGAAACGGATGTTTTAATAATCGATGAACCTTCGACATACATGGATGACTATTCTAGAAACACAATAGCAAACATGCTCTTAGAATATCCAGGTGCTGTCATAATGGTAACTCATGATAAGGCCCTACTTAGAAAAATAGACTTCAAACTTTATGATATCCGTGACAACAGATTCAGAATAAAAGAACAAGGAAACATAGCTGTATAA
- a CDS encoding DUF805 domain-containing protein, producing the protein MNWYLKAFKNYAVFNGRARRKEYWYFVLFNIIFSILLTGVDSMTGTLDANGSGLLSSIYALAVFLPSIAVAVRRLHDVNKSAWWILIGIVPVIGVIILFIFMVKEGDPYENRYGMNPKLY; encoded by the coding sequence ATGAACTGGTATTTAAAGGCATTTAAAAATTATGCTGTTTTTAATGGGCGAGCCCGAAGAAAAGAGTATTGGTACTTTGTACTGTTCAACATAATATTTAGCATTCTTTTGACTGGTGTAGATTCTATGACAGGTACTCTGGATGCCAACGGAAGCGGACTTCTAAGTAGTATTTATGCTTTGGCTGTATTTCTTCCTAGTATTGCAGTGGCAGTGAGGAGACTTCACGATGTGAATAAGTCGGCGTGGTGGATACTCATAGGCATAGTGCCGGTTATAGGGGTTATAATACTATTTATATTTATGGTCAAAGAGGGAGATCCTTACGAAAACAGGTATGGTATGAACCCAAAGTTATATTAA
- a CDS encoding TIGR01212 family radical SAM protein (This family includes YhcC from E. coli K-12, an uncharacterized radical SAM protein.) → MWDNKRFHTLNYELKKKFGEKIYKVSLDGGFTCPNRDGTLGYKGCIFCSDKGSGEFAGDRRKSIGDQIEDQLKLIEKKFPEGKVIAYFQNFTNTYAPIEKLRKIYAEALSHPRVAGLAIATRPDCLPEEVLDLLEEMGRENFIWIELGLQTVHEKISELINRGYSLDQFTISAENLRKRRIPFVTHLILGLPGESKMDILKSVRFVNKSKSWGIKLHLLHLIKDTALHEYYRTNSFPLMEKESYIDLVVEILEILNPEMTVHRITGDGTRDTLIGPLWSLDKRSILNGVDKLLKEKNSYQGKFYTKD, encoded by the coding sequence ATGTGGGATAATAAAAGATTTCATACACTGAATTATGAATTGAAAAAAAAATTCGGAGAAAAAATATATAAAGTATCTTTAGACGGAGGATTCACATGCCCAAACAGGGACGGGACTCTAGGTTATAAGGGGTGTATCTTTTGTAGCGACAAAGGAAGCGGGGAGTTTGCAGGTGACAGAAGAAAGAGTATAGGGGATCAGATTGAAGACCAGTTAAAACTTATAGAAAAAAAATTTCCTGAGGGAAAGGTTATTGCATATTTTCAGAACTTTACCAATACCTATGCCCCTATAGAAAAATTGAGAAAAATATATGCAGAGGCCTTGTCCCATCCCAGAGTAGCAGGTCTTGCCATAGCAACAAGACCAGACTGCCTTCCAGAGGAAGTTTTAGATCTTTTAGAGGAGATGGGAAGGGAAAATTTCATCTGGATAGAGCTAGGCCTTCAGACTGTCCATGAAAAAATTTCAGAGCTGATCAATAGGGGCTACTCCTTAGACCAGTTTACAATATCTGCTGAGAATCTCAGAAAAAGAAGAATTCCCTTTGTAACACATCTGATATTGGGACTTCCTGGAGAATCAAAAATGGATATTTTAAAAAGTGTCAGATTTGTAAATAAATCAAAAAGCTGGGGTATAAAACTTCATCTTTTGCATCTTATAAAAGACACAGCCCTCCACGAATACTATAGAACAAATTCTTTTCCCTTGATGGAGAAGGAGAGTTATATAGATTTGGTGGTGGAAATATTAGAAATACTAAACCCAGAGATGACTGTACACAGGATCACAGGAGATGGGACACGGGATACTCTGATAGGACCTTTATGGAGTTTGGATAAGAGGTCTATATTAAATGGTGTGGACAAACTTTTAAAAGAAAAAAACTCCTATCAGGGTAAATTTTATACAAAAGACTGA
- a CDS encoding HTH domain-containing protein: MELKNEVLELLKKSEPLKAGEIAEKLNADKKDVDKVIKSLKKENAVISPKRCFYSLDK; encoded by the coding sequence ATGGAACTAAAAAATGAGGTTTTAGAACTTTTAAAAAAATCAGAACCACTGAAGGCTGGTGAAATAGCTGAAAAATTAAATGCAGATAAAAAAGATGTTGATAAGGTCATAAAATCCTTAAAAAAAGAAAACGCTGTTATTTCTCCAAAACGATGTTTTTATTCTCTAGATAAATAG
- a CDS encoding flavodoxin family protein codes for MKVIAINGSPKKDGNTYHALNMVINELKNEGIETEILHIGNKAIRGCTACGACIKNKNERCIIDDEVNEAIQKIKEADGLLLGSPVHYSAVGGTMKSFLDRTFYVAGVNGSLFRHKVGAAVVAVRRSGGLPTFDQLNNFLNYSEMIIPTSNYWNVIHGTTPGEALKDEEGVQIMRILGKNMAWALKLVENGKDKVKAPEKEPKQFMHFIR; via the coding sequence ATGAAAGTAATCGCTATAAACGGAAGTCCTAAAAAGGACGGGAATACATACCACGCACTGAATATGGTCATCAACGAGCTAAAAAACGAGGGAATAGAAACTGAGATACTACACATAGGGAATAAAGCCATAAGAGGCTGTACAGCTTGTGGTGCATGTATAAAAAATAAAAATGAAAGATGTATTATCGACGACGAGGTAAATGAGGCTATTCAAAAGATAAAGGAAGCTGACGGACTTCTCTTGGGGTCTCCGGTACATTATTCTGCTGTAGGGGGGACTATGAAGTCTTTCTTAGACAGGACTTTCTATGTGGCAGGAGTCAATGGAAGTCTGTTCCGTCATAAAGTGGGAGCAGCCGTTGTAGCAGTTAGACGTTCTGGAGGTCTGCCTACCTTTGACCAGCTGAACAACTTTTTAAACTATTCTGAAATGATTATTCCTACATCTAATTACTGGAATGTAATACACGGAACAACTCCTGGAGAGGCCCTAAAAGACGAAGAGGGTGTACAGATAATGAGAATTCTTGGGAAGAATATGGCTTGGGCATTGAAGCTTGTAGAGAACGGCAAGGATAAGGTAAAGGCCCCTGAAAAAGAGCCTAAACAGTTTATGCATTTTATAAGATAA
- a CDS encoding helix-turn-helix domain-containing protein, which yields MLTVDDKNYICSLDYAMSIIKGKWKSVIICHLNRSSTRFLELQRKLPGVSQKVLTENLKELESDKIIKKIVFPEVPPRVEYELTETGYKLFEIITLLETWGNEYIKEFKS from the coding sequence ATGTTAACTGTTGATGATAAAAATTATATCTGTTCATTGGACTATGCCATGAGTATTATAAAAGGAAAATGGAAGTCCGTTATAATCTGCCATCTGAACCGTTCATCAACTAGGTTTTTAGAACTTCAGAGAAAACTCCCTGGGGTGAGCCAGAAGGTGCTCACAGAAAATTTAAAAGAACTTGAAAGTGATAAAATAATCAAAAAAATTGTTTTTCCAGAGGTTCCTCCAAGAGTAGAGTATGAGCTCACAGAGACAGGTTATAAGCTTTTTGAAATAATTACTCTGCTGGAAACCTGGGGTAATGAATATATAAAAGAATTCAAAAGTTAA
- a CDS encoding epoxyqueuosine reductase QueH, which yields MKINYQKELEQILAKVKKSEKTPRLLLHSCCAPCSSYVLEYLSEYFDITVNFYNPNITFEEEYQKRLEEQKVFNRHIKVKNKIKLIEGRYDVEEFFKCIEGLEDSKEGGDRCFKCYALRLEDTAKRAKKMGFDYFSTVLSISPLKNSQKINEIGKDLQEKYGVKFLIGDFKKKNGYKRSVELSKKHDLYRQDYCGCIFSKVERETK from the coding sequence ATGAAAATTAATTATCAGAAAGAATTGGAACAAATATTGGCAAAAGTAAAGAAATCTGAAAAAACTCCGAGACTTCTTCTGCATTCATGTTGTGCTCCTTGCAGCTCTTATGTGCTTGAATATCTCAGTGAGTATTTTGATATCACTGTAAATTTTTATAACCCAAACATAACCTTTGAGGAAGAATACCAAAAAAGGCTAGAGGAACAGAAGGTTTTCAACAGGCATATTAAGGTTAAGAATAAGATTAAACTTATAGAAGGAAGATATGATGTAGAGGAGTTCTTTAAATGTATAGAGGGTCTAGAGGATTCTAAAGAAGGAGGAGATAGGTGTTTCAAATGCTATGCTCTGAGGCTTGAAGACACTGCCAAAAGAGCCAAGAAGATGGGATTTGACTATTTTTCCACGGTGCTTTCAATAAGTCCACTTAAAAACTCTCAGAAAATAAATGAGATAGGAAAAGACTTACAAGAGAAATACGGTGTGAAATTCCTTATAGGGGATTTCAAAAAGAAAAATGGTTATAAGAGGTCGGTGGAGCTGTCTAAAAAGCATGACCTTTACAGACAGGATTACTGTGGTTGCATTTTTTCCAAAGTAGAGAGAGAAACTAAATAA
- a CDS encoding NUDIX hydrolase, whose amino-acid sequence MKFKHMDKKVVYKNDHFEISQEKLRLPGGKEVWWSFIEGVDAVGILALTDDNKVILVRQYRPAVQDFVLEIPAGLIEPGESPEETAYRELEEEAGYRAESMEKIYEYYSSPGISKSKTHIFLAKSLVKTKQSLDEDEFLEIIEASFEELQGLNLVDGKSILAIKHLEILGTPFLGEK is encoded by the coding sequence ATGAAGTTCAAGCATATGGATAAAAAAGTAGTCTACAAGAATGATCACTTTGAAATATCCCAGGAAAAACTAAGACTTCCAGGAGGAAAAGAGGTATGGTGGAGTTTTATAGAGGGGGTAGATGCTGTAGGGATACTAGCCCTTACAGATGACAATAAGGTAATCCTGGTAAGACAGTATAGGCCTGCGGTGCAGGATTTTGTACTAGAGATACCTGCTGGACTTATAGAACCTGGAGAGTCTCCAGAAGAAACTGCCTACAGAGAATTAGAGGAAGAAGCCGGATACAGGGCAGAAAGCATGGAGAAAATATACGAATATTACTCCAGTCCAGGGATATCAAAATCTAAAACTCATATATTCCTTGCAAAATCTCTGGTAAAGACAAAGCAGTCCTTAGATGAAGATGAATTTTTAGAGATTATAGAGGCTTCTTTTGAAGAATTACAAGGTCTAAATCTAGTAGATGGTAAATCAATCCTGGCGATAAAGCATCTTGAAATATTGGGGACTCCTTTTTTAGGTGAAAAATAA
- a CDS encoding RNA methyltransferase, producing the protein MEFIKSKENKLYKTIKKLKTRKYREKERLFIAEGHKFLDFKEIPWAVILKEGDDRYRDKAEEFMCPKYLFSESLFNEISSQENSQGIILIYPMGESSTESIGDNIVVLDRIQDPGNLGTIIRVADAAGYKDIVLLKGSVDVYNEKTVRSSMGSLFNMNFIYMEEDELIKFIAKKGYKSTATALREDAVSYTAILPGSKNAIIFGNEGQGVSERILEASDSKVIIPIYGSAESLNVAVAAGIVLYKFRELLV; encoded by the coding sequence TTGGAATTTATAAAAAGTAAAGAGAATAAACTCTATAAAACAATAAAAAAGCTAAAAACTAGAAAATACAGAGAAAAAGAAAGACTCTTTATTGCAGAGGGACATAAGTTCTTGGATTTTAAGGAGATTCCTTGGGCAGTCATCTTAAAGGAAGGGGATGACAGATACAGGGATAAGGCAGAAGAATTCATGTGTCCAAAATATCTCTTCTCTGAGTCACTTTTTAATGAAATAAGCTCCCAGGAAAATTCTCAGGGGATAATTCTAATTTATCCTATGGGTGAGTCCTCCACAGAGAGTATAGGGGACAATATAGTGGTCCTTGACAGAATTCAGGACCCGGGAAATCTTGGAACAATAATAAGAGTGGCTGATGCAGCTGGGTATAAAGATATAGTTCTGTTAAAGGGCAGTGTAGATGTGTATAACGAAAAAACAGTAAGAAGCAGTATGGGATCACTCTTTAATATGAACTTCATATATATGGAGGAAGATGAGCTTATAAAGTTTATAGCTAAAAAAGGTTATAAGTCAACTGCAACTGCCCTGAGAGAAGATGCAGTATCGTATACCGCTATCCTTCCAGGGTCAAAGAATGCCATAATATTTGGAAACGAGGGACAGGGTGTATCTGAGAGGATATTAGAAGCCAGCGACAGCAAGGTGATCATACCTATATACGGCTCTGCTGAATCTCTCAATGTGGCAGTGGCTGCGGGAATAGTTCTTTATAAGTTCAGAGAACTTTTGGTTTAG
- the ybaK gene encoding Cys-tRNA(Pro) deacylase, which translates to MKKTNAMRLLDAKKYKYKTAEYPVDENDLSAVSVATKTGEDIRRIFKTLVLIGDKTGYLVACIPGERELDLKTLAKTSKNKKVEMIPMRDLEKITGYIRGGCSPLAMKKSYPTYIDESAMEFSSILISGGRRGVQIELEPEKLAEVLNADVTSISFV; encoded by the coding sequence ATGAAAAAAACAAATGCTATGCGTCTCTTAGATGCAAAAAAATATAAATATAAAACAGCGGAATATCCTGTAGATGAAAACGATCTTAGTGCAGTATCAGTAGCGACAAAGACAGGAGAGGATATAAGAAGGATTTTTAAGACTCTGGTGCTTATAGGTGATAAAACAGGTTATCTTGTAGCCTGTATTCCAGGTGAGAGAGAACTAGACCTTAAAACCCTGGCAAAAACCAGTAAGAATAAAAAAGTAGAGATGATTCCCATGAGGGATCTAGAAAAAATAACGGGATATATAAGAGGGGGATGTTCTCCTCTAGCTATGAAGAAGAGTTATCCCACTTATATAGATGAAAGTGCAATGGAATTTTCCTCTATACTTATAAGTGGTGGCAGAAGAGGGGTGCAGATAGAGTTAGAACCGGAAAAATTGGCTGAAGTGCTAAATGCAGATGTTACCTCGATATCCTTTGTTTAA
- the crtI gene encoding phytoene desaturase family protein, translating into MKKIIVIGAGPGGLSAGMVLASKGYDVNIFEKQDHIGGRNSRLKVGEFSFDLGPTFFLMKTILEEIFTETGRDLQDYVNLMEINPMYRLKFSEKKEFYPYSIGNDEKMKEEIERVFPGEHKNYLQYIEREEKKFQKLLPCLQVPYDSFLDFLKPNFLKSLPYLDAHKSIYNVLSDYFSDEELKLSFTFQAKYIGMSPWEAPGTFSIISYLEHKFGVYHVEGGLNRLSSAMGKVIEEEGGKISLSTEVKEILFDDTRAIGVLLEDGEKVFGDHIIMNADFAHGIKTLIPAPLKSKYSDKKLQSKKYSCSTFMIYLGLNKLYSTLPHHNIIFAEDYKGNVEDMSRRKILSEDFSFYVQNASVTDSTLAPKGKSTLYILVPVPNNKSSIDWEKEKTDFKNKVLDIMEKKGNFKNIRECIEVEKVITPREWETERDVYLGATFNLGHQVSQMLVFRPHNKLEGYKNFYIVGGGTHPGSGLPTIYESGRIVSRIILKEK; encoded by the coding sequence ATGAAAAAAATTATTGTTATCGGAGCCGGTCCTGGGGGACTTTCTGCTGGTATGGTTCTGGCGTCTAAAGGATATGATGTGAATATATTTGAAAAACAGGATCATATAGGGGGGAGAAACTCCCGTCTGAAGGTAGGAGAATTTTCCTTTGATTTAGGGCCTACCTTCTTCCTAATGAAGACTATACTAGAGGAGATATTTACTGAAACTGGGAGAGATCTTCAAGATTATGTGAATCTCATGGAGATAAACCCTATGTACAGGCTTAAGTTTTCAGAAAAAAAAGAGTTTTATCCCTATTCCATTGGAAATGATGAAAAAATGAAAGAGGAGATAGAGAGAGTTTTTCCAGGAGAACATAAAAACTATTTACAATATATAGAGAGAGAGGAGAAAAAATTTCAAAAGCTTCTTCCGTGTCTTCAAGTTCCTTACGACAGTTTTTTAGATTTTTTAAAACCTAATTTTTTGAAGAGCCTGCCATATCTTGATGCGCATAAATCCATATATAATGTCCTCAGTGATTACTTCAGCGACGAAGAGTTGAAACTTTCCTTTACATTTCAGGCAAAATATATAGGGATGTCTCCATGGGAAGCGCCGGGAACTTTCAGTATAATATCCTATCTTGAGCATAAATTTGGTGTATATCATGTAGAGGGAGGACTAAACAGACTTTCTAGTGCCATGGGAAAAGTTATAGAGGAGGAAGGTGGGAAAATCTCACTTTCTACTGAGGTGAAAGAAATTCTTTTTGACGACACTAGGGCTATAGGGGTTCTTTTAGAAGATGGAGAAAAGGTCTTTGGAGACCATATTATAATGAACGCTGACTTTGCCCACGGCATCAAAACCCTTATTCCAGCACCACTCAAGAGTAAATATAGTGATAAAAAATTGCAGAGTAAAAAATATTCCTGCTCGACATTTATGATTTATCTGGGCCTAAATAAACTTTACAGCACATTGCCCCATCATAATATTATCTTTGCAGAGGATTACAAGGGGAATGTAGAGGATATGTCGAGGAGAAAAATACTTTCAGAAGATTTTTCTTTTTATGTACAGAACGCATCTGTGACTGATTCTACCCTGGCCCCTAAAGGAAAATCAACCCTATATATTTTGGTGCCGGTTCCCAACAATAAGTCATCTATAGACTGGGAAAAGGAAAAGACTGATTTTAAAAACAAGGTCTTAGATATCATGGAGAAAAAAGGCAATTTTAAAAATATAAGAGAGTGTATAGAGGTGGAAAAAGTCATTACACCTAGGGAATGGGAGACAGAAAGAGACGTCTACCTCGGTGCGACCTTCAACCTTGGTCATCAGGTGTCTCAGATGCTTGTTTTCAGACCTCACAACAAGTTAGAGGGATATAAAAACTTTTACATCGTGGGAGGGGGGACACATCCTGGAAGCGGACTTCCTACCATATATGAATCTGGAAGAATTGTGTCAAGAATTATCTTAAAGGAGAAATAA